A region of Chelonia mydas isolate rCheMyd1 chromosome 7, rCheMyd1.pri.v2, whole genome shotgun sequence DNA encodes the following proteins:
- the VSIR gene encoding V-type immunoglobulin domain-containing suppressor of T-cell activation isoform X3 — MDVYHSHSTDSVWKGWVLPIALYLAFYQEQTTAFMITTPYSLYVCPEGQNVTLTCKLSGPLSAQHDLLYKIWYFSSNGDQSCSEKQHIRNVTERDLHHEPGKHHGTHSNVTERYFRGEQANHHGLETTSDHHGTFHIIMMNLTLQDSGNYCCYVVETKKEHGKQYTKQVAHGFMELRIQKAREAFPNCTVHPGASKQKENITAAALATGACIVGILCLPLILILIYKQRQAVNSRHHNKKHLDAVAAQEDLATASTKKSNLLPMIDSRFTEKDLNEF, encoded by the exons AACAGACAACAGCTTTCATGATCACCACTCCTTACTCACTCTACGTCTGCCCAGAAGGACAGAATGTTACCTTGACATGCAAGCTCTCTGGGCCACTCTCTGCTCAGCATGACTTACTTTACAAAATTTGGTACTTCAGCAGCAACGGAGACCAAAGCTGCTCTGAGAAGCAACATATCCGCAATGTAACCGAAAGGGACCTGCATCATGAGCCAGGGAAGCATCATGGGACACATAGCAATGTCACAGAAAGGTACTTCCGTGGAGAACAAGCAAACCACCATGGGCTGGAGACCACCTCGGACCACCACGGGACATTTCATATCATCATGATGAATCTGACTCTGCAGGACAGTGGCAATTACTGCTGTTACGTGGTAGAGACTAAAAAGGAACATGGCAAACAGTATACCAAGCAAGTGGCTCATGGCTTCATGGAACTCCGCATACAGAAAG CCAGAGAAGCATTTCCAAACTGCACAGTTCATCCTGGTGCCAGCAAACAGAAAGAAA acaTCACAGCAGCTGCTCTGGCAACAGGGGCATGCATTGTGGGCATTCTCTGCTTGCCCCTtatcctgattctcatttacaagcAGAGACAAGCAGTCAACAGCAGGC ATCATAACAAGAAACATTTGGACGCGGTAGCAGCACAAGAAGATTTGGCCAcggcttcaacaaaaaaatcaaatctgctcCCCATGATTGATAGCCGATTTACGGAAAAGGATCTCAAtgaattttga